In one window of Notolabrus celidotus isolate fNotCel1 chromosome 15, fNotCel1.pri, whole genome shotgun sequence DNA:
- the ltb4r2b gene encoding leukotriene B4 receptor 2b, translating into MIQSASPSFLTSQPGRNGTNPEDDSVVSNDLSTTMGALILGLVFLLGVPGNLFIVWSILARTRRRSVTTLLILNLACADGFLMALTIFFIIYLAKQTWVFGDAMCKGLFYLCNSNMYASIFLITLMSVHRLVAVVFPTKSSELVSKKIVKRVIVGMWVLVMVISIPSLVFRDVRPDKDERNKTRLVCAPNHTEPRHVRFQYAFETVSGFILPYTVIIISYVLILRRLRQTKFRRKVRSEKLILAIVVMFGLFWLPYHVVNMIQVAAEWYSDTSPRREFLDNISKSSRAVTSALAFISSCANPVLYTFAGKSYIKKNGFAFMARLFEGTSSDQIGTKKTRGKSKDIVETSNIESTHSTDTPPLRNGR; encoded by the exons ATGATCCAGTCCGCCAGTCCCTCCTTTCTGACATCCCAACCAGGCCGCAATGGTACAAACCCGGAGGATGACAGCGTAGTGAGCAATGACCTCTCCACCACGATGGGTGCCCTCATCCTTGGCCTGGTCTTCCTCCTGGGCGTCCCTGGAAACCTCTTCATCGTGTGGAGCATCCTGGCACGAACCCGCCGACGCTCAGTCACCACCCTTCTGATCCTCAACCTGGCGTGTGCTGACGGCTTCCTCATGGCCCTCaccatcttcttcatcatctacctggCCAAGCAGACGTGGGTGTTTGGTGATGCCATGTGCAAAGGCCTCTTCTACCTGTGCAACTCAAACATGTACGCCTCCATCTTCCTGATCACACTTATGAGCGTGCACAGGCTGGTGGCTGTGGTGTTTCCGACCAAATCTTCAGAGCTTGTCAGCAAGAAGATCGTGAAGAGGGTGATCGTGGGCATGTGGGTGCTGGTGATGGTGATTTCCATCCCTTCGCTGGTGTTTCGAGATGTGAGACCGGACAAAGATGAGAGGAATAAAACAAGACTTGTGTGTGCTCCCAATCACACCGAGCCCAGACAT GTGAGGTTCCAGTACGCCTTTGAGACGGTGTCAGGGTTCATTCTTCCGTACACGGTCATCATAATCAGCTACGTCCTCATCCTGAGACGCCTCAGGCAGACCAAGTTTCGCAGAAAGGTCCGCAGCGAGAAACTCATCCTGGCTATTGTGGTGATGTTTGGTCTTTTCTGGCTGCCGTACCACGTTGTAAACATGATACAG GTGGCAGCTGAGTGGTACTCGGATACTTCACCAAGAAGAGAATT CTTGGACAATATCTCCAAATCCAGCCGTGCAGTGACCTCAGCTCTGGCCTTCATCAGCAGCTGTGCAAACCCTGTCCTCTACACCTTCGCTGGGAAGTCCTACATTAAGAAGAACGGCTTTGCTTTCATGGCTCGGCTCTTTGAGGGGACTTCGTCAGACCAAATAGGAACAAAAAAGACCCGGGGAAAAAGTAAAGACATAGTCGAGACTAGTAATATTGAATccacacacagcacagataCTCCACCTCTACGAAATGGGAGATGA